A stretch of DNA from Dioscorea cayenensis subsp. rotundata cultivar TDr96_F1 chromosome 4, TDr96_F1_v2_PseudoChromosome.rev07_lg8_w22 25.fasta, whole genome shotgun sequence:
GGAGGAGGCTGCTTATTAGTATGAAGGTTGAATCTATTTTCTGGTTAGCTTGTTTTAGTtacttatattttctttctttgtcttTACTGTTGTCAATAGAACCATTTTCCATAAGAAGTCATTGAGAACTGTAGTCACAACTCGTGGATAACTGTTTTAGTTGCATCATGAACATCAAGAATAATTGATATAGTTAATATTTGTGATTTCTTACCTGCATACATAGCAGGCAGaaattttgtttcattctttttgATTAGTGATATGATAAGTTTTCAAAACTTGTTTGCTAGTGTTTACAACTCTCTGTTCATTGTCCATTTCTGCAACAGTAATTTATTCACAGTTTATGTTTAGGTTATTAACTTTGGATTAGTAGATGCTAAAAGGTGGTTCATGCGTTTGAATGTATGCATGAGATCATGCAGGCCAAGCAAATGCTgatgttgaacatgaacaagaGGAATAGACAGGTTGTAGCAAAAATGATAGATTTGGACACAAATTGTTAAGTAATCCATATGCCAACTATAATGACTGATTCATTAAAtgacaatttaaataataggTTATTATACTAATGATTTGTAGACCAAGACCCTTTCTTGTATTCATAGTTATTTGAGGCACTCGTAATCAAAACAATCTTTTAAGTGACAGTTACAATGGAGGTCTTGGGTAATCTTGATTCTAAGTTAATGGTTAAAAGCTAACATAGTATTTCCAATGATCAATCACTCAAATATCTTTGTCAAGTGCTCCTCCCCACACGGATAAAACACCATGAAGAAAGCAAACAAGCGTTTTCTTTGATAGGTCATGTCCCAAAGTCCATCCTTATCTCCAAATTTGGTGGAAAATATAAAAGTCTTCTCTCTCTGATATTGAAGTCAATGTACATAAGGTTTCTCAATCTGGACATGGGTTCATTAACCATGGAACCTTGAGGTAATGTTATTTAAAACTTTCTCACACCTTGTGTGGCAGAACAGTATAAAAGAAACTTTGCTTTTAAAAAAGCAAAGTCTCTGAATCATTCTCTtgctttattttaaaactttgcCAAGTTAAGCAGTGCCTTTTATTGCTGTTTTAATATTGAATAACAGGCATGATGGGTTGCTTCTTTTAGAGACAATTTtctggattatttttttgttgtgagACTTTGTTGTGAGTTTGACGAGGCCTTATCAGCCGTGTTGACCCACAAATTGTGATTTATAATATGATTGAGATGTATTTTTGGCCTTTTTCTCTAATGTAATATTTGGACGTAAATATCTATTTTAGGTGTTATCTAACAAAGGCTGCAACTAtgatattgatgaatatattaatttttacgTCTCatctttgaatatatatttctttggtTTTCCGCTGGAAGCATTCCAAGTAGGGCAATAAGAACAATCAAAAGTTAGTCTAGTGTGTGTTTCACGTCACTCAAATTTGTCTTTTCTTACTGGCCAATTCTAAGTATGCAAGCATATCCTAgattgaaaaagaagagagtAAACTCATCATTTTGTTGGCCATTAAGgaaaatgttttaaatattcTCACATCCACATTTTACTCgctaaagttaaaaaaaacaccCACACACAATAATGAGTGTGagaagttttttattatttcttcttcttaggcAAATTTTTGAGATAGAGCGACAAAGCGCTAACTCTcagttgatatttatcaaaaataaaataaaataaaataaaataaaaccttaCTTTTCAAGGATCAATATGAGGGCTTCAATGAAGATTTCCAAACATGCCATGCTTTTTTGATTTTACAAtgcattagttttttttcttttcagatcaagTAGAACAAGACGTTTGATGATGTTTAGGAAgtgtgaaaaaagaaaaagtccaATTTTTATTTGACCAAAGTTACCCAAAGATATTTTCTACTACATCTTGTTTGAGCTCTAGTAGACTTTTCTAAGCATTGTGAATGTCATAGAAGACACACCACTACCACTTGCAGATCTTGTTTTCAatgaataaaaaacttaatttttgtaGTCTAGAAAAAAGAAAGCTAGCTATGTTTTGCCAATAATCAACACCACCAACATGTGTAAAGTAAAGCCTTTGTATTTGCATTGATAAGACTaaccaaacaaaaacattataaaacaaggACGAGGTCATAATACTCttcaaaattattcaattttagaTGCAAAGCTAaaaaattgattgattgattgatagatagatagacaaaaaattataatataataataaggcATTAATCCAAGCCTAAGTCACTCTAGTGCCTAAAAAAAACTCCATGCTAAGACTGCCAAAATTGGTCAATGGTTGCATCTAATGGGGGTAGTTGAACACCTCCAAATATGTCTCTGTGTAAATGCATACAACTATCACTAGGGCTGCGACCATCAATCCACCTCCATCTCCCACCAAactactatttattattatttattatttattatttattatttattatttattatttatttagatgaGAAGGGCAAATGtgtctttttttaattcaaaaggaAGCCAACTGTATCAACCGAGTGACCGTTAACCATGTACTTTcgcatttttaaaattaaaaaaaaaagagagaaaaaaggcCCGGTTTTGGATGAAACCACGTTTTTTTTATACCcgcttttttatatatagaaaaaaaaaactatgaaagaGAGCTAATTTGGATCGCaattaattgtgatttttttctttttttttaatatagaaaaagaagagaatggcaAATGGGTAATTAACAGGAGAAGAGGGGGGAAATCGTCACCGGAATCGCCCGAAGTCCGCCAGCTTCCGTGACCGATTTGGGCCGAAGGACtcggcgccggcgccggcgccgcTGCTTCTTGGGTGCGCTAGCACCGGCCGTAGCTCACCGGAGAACCCGATCTCTGCTGCCGGCGCTGCGTGACACCGCCTCCCGGCCGGCAAGGTGTGCACCAGCGGGCTTAGGCACATGGTGAACCCGCTGCCGCCTTGCCGGTGGCGATGGTGGTGATGCACCGTTCTCATTGGCGTCGGCATCGTTCTCCGGCTCATTCCGGAGGCTTCCGTCGAGTACCCGCTCTCCGATACCGTGTCCCTATCGTCGTCGTCCTCCGCCGCCGGCGACATCCCCCTGTCCCGGCACGCTATCCTCACCGGCGGAGGGGAACTCATCTTCGTCTTCTTTCTCCTCCGACGGCCAGGAATCAGCTTCGAGATCCATGAAATTGAGCCAAATCGCTTCGATTTCACCGGATCGGTGTGATGCTCATTGGATCGGGGGTGGGAGAAGAGGGAAGATAGAAAAGATCGGCTCCGGCGAGCGGTGGCGGTGGAGGACGGGGCTACCTGCGGGGTGCTGAAGAAGAGGAGTTGACGACGTGGTCCAGCGGAATCGACGGAGCGACGATTGGGTGAAATGGAGGCCGGGAGCAATATTGGTTCTGGCCGGCGCCGGGGAGTGTCGGCGAGGGCAATCTGAGCGGCGAGGACGTCAAGGAGCCGGTCCCGGAGGCAAGAGGCACAAACACCGGGACCGACCTCGTAGGGATGGCGCTTGCACTTCATCTCCAACGACCCCCTACTCCTAACTTCGCCGCCATTGAGGAAGGGGATCGAGAGTTCTAAGCTTTCGAGCTTcgaggattagggttagggtttgaagCTTCTTCGTCTTCGTCTCGTCGATTTCGATTTCGATTTCGATCCGAGAAACGGCGAGAGTTTTCGAATGCTTTTCTCTGTGAGTTATAATGAAATGTCGCTTAATAATGTTCCTGCGGTGCTTTTATGATCGCTTAAACGGTACCGAAGAAAAATGTTTGAATACTTCCAACTGTGAGCttataagtaattattattattattattattattatataatttagaatGGATGTGTGATAgagaatttatatatttttagaatctaaaattttgacttaaattttagaaaaatcaattaatctAACTATTTGAGTTGTAGATTATTATTGTCCTTGtctgattttatcttttaaactattgtaaaaaatttgtttattgtgtATATTACTAATcactaaattataatttaatttaaaaattacatatgaATATATTAATGTAGATTGGGGAtagaataattaatcaatagaaaaaataatatagtagaataatcaaacaattacaatgttcatttaataataacataatttgAGGTTTAAACAATCCCAATATAAGCCTGAAAAGTTCAACCCCTCATAATACATGGTTAAGTGTAGAGGTGGTTtgtttagtaaataaataacgaatacaataatttatattgaagt
This window harbors:
- the LOC120258071 gene encoding uncharacterized protein LOC120258071 gives rise to the protein MKCKRHPYEVGPGVCASCLRDRLLDVLAAQIALADTPRRRPEPILLPASISPNRRSVDSAGPRRQLLFFSTPQVAPSSTATARRSRSFLSSLFSHPRSNEHHTDPVKSKRFGSISWISKLIPGRRRRKKTKMSSPPPVRIACRDRGMSPAAEDDDDRDTVSESGYSTEASGMSRRTMPTPMRTVHHHHRHRQGGSGFTMCLSPLVHTLPAGRRCHAAPAAEIGFSGELRPVLAHPRSSGAGAGAESFGPNRSRKLADFGRFR